The segment AGCAGAAATCTGTAAAAGACATTGCTGTGATGCCTGTATGTGAAGATAATGCACACACGGAGCTTGCGGTTTTCTTCAGAAGGTTAAGCTGTAGAGCAGAGCACATCCCAGCAGGAACGTTAACAGATCGTCTGCACGTCTCGGGGAATCACCGTTTCTTGGTGTGGAAGTACTTTCTGGTGTGACTCGTCTCCCCTTTCCCTCTGGTGTGGTTGGTTTCTCTGTTCCACACAAACAGAAGCCATTAATTTTACACAGTACATGTGTAGATAGATCATTCTCATCAgaataacattttaaatcattttgtccAAAAATATATCATGACAGATTAATTGTACTTGGAAAAGCCCTTTGTCTTCCATTAGCATGGGGAAAAATACCATTAAGCACAATTAGGGCCGTAACAAATGATGACATCTGAAACAGGTGGAAAACTACTGCTATGGGGCTACATTGCATTTGGTAGTTCAGCCAAAATATCTCCTGGCTGCCTCTGCCAAGAGGTTCAGACTTTGCCATCAAGTTTTCAGCGAGACGAGAAGACAAACCTACATCCCGATGATTAAAGAATCAGTAGTGCTTTGTGGAGACTTTCTCAGCCTCTGGATTGGAAACCTACAGAAAACTTGTGGTCTGAATTCACAAGTAGCTTCCACATGCACAGACCAGAGAATATAAAAGGAGTGTAAAATGGAGGAGTGGACCAGGATCATCTACAAGCATCAACATTGTTAGATGTTACAGGAACtgactcagtgctgttattctctccagAGCAGGAGTCGCTGTATATTAATTATGAGAATGCTgatcattcttctttctccagacatatcGTTGATCCATTGtgcagaatcccaaaacttttgtggattatttatatcattttgagcgacttttcttgtgcttttgggtcagcagtggtgtacatcttggaattctggcatggaaacattctgcgtttagtatgtgccttactgtgctcactgaaacctcagtgaatgttgccaccaagtcttgctgcaagTCTTTTGCAATCACCCGAGGGTtattcacaacctgccttctcagaaatctggttgcagctattgatagcttcctttttctgccccgtcgaggtatttttttttttttccctacccctacccagttcaggtatttcatgtgttccagcttaagcacacctggtacaactaatgaagcccttgattagttttgcatcaggtgtgcttgagacaacacctctTTGggatatttgtgctgttgtgagggattctattcagggggtgaatcattttgagacagtagaaatcattataagtttcattttcagttgaatttggggaaaacacttgaaagcattcattgtgttgaactatttcaattgcttttgttcgatttgttcattgcaatcagctgaaagtctgtaccttttgacaataaacctgatttgcaatgggggttgaataattttgattgcaattgtATGTCTAGTAGCAGTGATTTAAGGCAAATGACCTCATTGTTGGGATTTAATCagatcatttttaatataatgacTGAATTGTGCTAAACAGAACATGATGTGACAACTTCATGCTTCAGAAAAAGCTTCATGCttgattttataaaaaaaacagccaaacaCACCTTCAACCTTCAGTTGCACTTGCTGGTCAAGACCTTTGCTTGGGTCGGTGCAGGTGTACGTTCCTCCATCAGAGTGCTGCAAGTTGCTCAGCTTGATGGAAAAATTCCCCTCCTTAATTTTTGATGGAAATATTTGAACTCTGTGTTTATAGTTTGAATGCTGCTCATCGAAACTGGCTTCACCACCACTGATGTCACACACTGTCCTGGTGCCTTCGTCTCGCCAAAAGACAACCGGCGGATTCTGTGCGAACGTACACGGTAAGATCACGGATTCTCCTATAAAACCTTCAACACTCTGCACCGGcactaaaagtaaaaaaaaaacaaaaaaaaaaacacacacacacacacacacacacaacagaaaatCTCAATAATGAGAGGACAAATGTGTCATCAGGACACATCAAGAAattttacatacatatacatatatatacatatatacatatacatatatatacatatatacatatatatacatatacagtgagggaaaaaagtatttgatcccctgctgattttgtacgtttgcccactgacaaag is part of the Ictalurus punctatus breed USDA103 chromosome 27, Coco_2.0, whole genome shotgun sequence genome and harbors:
- the LOC108262017 gene encoding coxsackievirus and adenovirus receptor homolog translates to MNVSWIFFTFLLLIHTVPVQSVEGFIGESVILPCTFAQNPPVVFWRDEGTRTVCDISGGEASFDEQHSNYKHRVQIFPSKIKEGNFSIKLSNLQHSDGGTYTCTDPSKGLDQQVQLKVEEKPTTPEGKGRRVTPESTSTPRNGDSPRRADDLLTFLLGCALLYSLTF